The genomic interval CATCCCTAAGCGGTGTGCCGCCTCTACAAATGCCTCAAAAAGATCATCAGCGCTCATATCAAGGGCGGGATCGACCAGTTCGGGGTCGATCTCATAGGGGTTACGGATGGCGTAAGGCGAGCCGAGATTGCCCTTGCGTCCATCTTGCCCAATGGTTGTAATAGGCAAGAGATGAACGGTATTGAAGCCCATGTAGTTCAAAAAGGGTAGGATAGCGATGCACTTCAGAAGTGTCCCTGTCTCCCGCCAGCCGTCGGGGTTCACCCCTAGCTGCAACTGGTCATCGTCGTTGTGATCGAAGGCTGTTGTATAGCGCGGAAAAAGGTTGTAAACCAGCGCCCGCCGCGTCCATTCCCCACCCCATCCCTCAAGGAGGGGGGTAGGTGGGTGGTCGAGGATCGCCTGAAGGCGCGATTGGTAAAATGTATAAGGATCAACCAACACGGCGTCTGTCGTCGTGAAATCAACCCACAAACCGGGAACATAGTAAGGGACATCAACCCGCCGCCGCATGACGGCAAGCTGATGAATGATGGTTTGAAGTTTGGACATTCAAGATCGCTTTGGATTCAACAAAGGGCAGAAAGGGACAACGCATCACGCCGCTAAAATACCCTAGAAGCGCAGCAGTCCCCGTAAGAGATCGAAGAACACCCCAGGCGTGGGAGTGATCGTCGCGGCGGCAGGTTCGCGGATCAATTGGAGGATGCTCCCCCCCGCCACCAACACCGCCACGGCGACAGCGGCAAAATAAAGGAAGGTGATGATGTTCAGCACCCACCCCACTGCAATGAAATAGCCGTCGCGCTGGAGGATGCCCGCCCCCAAGAGCAGTAACCCCCAACCGGGCAGAAAGTTCGAGAGCGGCAAAACGGGCAAAGGGAGAATCAACAACACCCCACCGGCAAACAACATCAACCCATTCAGGCGATTGACCGCCGACGAGCCAGACAAACCCAAAAGGCGCGGGCGAATCAGCCCTTCAATGCGGTGGATCAATGCCGCGCCGCGCTTTAAGACAGGGATCAGTTGCTCCCGTTTTACCGCCCGTTTCATCAGAAAGGCGGGCAGCCAGGGGACGCGATTCAGGATAATCCCAACGCTGATCAGCATGATGATCGCCCCAAAGACGGTGCTGATGCCGGGGAGCGGGAGCGGCGTGAGGAAGGGAATCGTCAGAATCATGATGAACAGAATCAAGCCCTGTTCGCCAACAAGGGCGAGAAGCTGCCGAACGGTGATCTCCCCTTCGCCCTCGGAAACCTCTGTGGCAATCGATTCAAGCGTTGCCGAGAGGCTCATTTTTGTATCTTGGAATTGAACAGACATACCCTGTACTTTCTGGTGATTGTTTCTTGTGGCGCGGGTGCGCAGGCAAACGGGGAAGAAGTATATCCCCTGATGCCCGTTCAAACAAACTAGATGTTACGCAGTTGCCCTCATCCCCCTGCGACCCGCCTTCGGCGTGTACCCGCTCTCCCACCGGGAGAAGGGGGAATCCATTTTTTGAGGGGTAAGCCCTCTCAAACGTCCCCTTTCGATGAATACAGGGTAAACACGTTCAACTGTGTAAGTCCTACAAACGCCAAAGACGAACAGCACTCATTGCGGGGAATAATCCCTATTCCTTTTCGTATACACCCTCCAGTGAGCATACCTATCAGGGGAGAAGAAGTTTGGGGTTCACGAACACTGCGGATTCAGGTAGGATAGCTCATCAAACTCCAGAGGCACATGAACCCAGTCAGCCTCATGCGCCGCAAATGCCTTAGCGAAAGTGAGTGTTGTCATGAATGGTCACGATCTCCTCACGCTTGGCTTTCCAGAGGGAAAGATTATTGGTCTGGCGCTGCGGGCGGTGAGCAAAGCAGCAGAGGACGGCACTCCTGAGATGGACATTCGGCGCACGCTAGAGGCACTCCTCAATGATCCCACGTCCTATGGTGATGATCCCCTATATGGCGAGGTAGCCCGCTTGCTGATCGATTACATGACGCCCTCGGCACAACCCAACTTGCAAACCTATGCCCCCTACGCCATTTGGGGGAAACAAGGGATCGATCCGGGGGCGATCACCCAGATGGAACGTGCTGTGCGCTTACCCATCTCGGTGCGGGGGGCGCTGATGCCCGATGCCCACGTAGGCTATGGATTGCCTGTCGGCGGTGTGCTGGCGACACACAATGCGGTGATTCCCTACGCAGTGGGCGTTGATATTGCCTGTCGAATGCGCCTGACGATTTTTGACACGACACCCCATATCATGGAGCAGAAACGCGACAAATTTCGCAAACTGCTGGAGACCCTCACCTGTTTTGGAACGGGGCAGACATGGGACACACCGCGTCACCACCCCGTGATGGACGATCCCGTATGGCGCGAACACTCCCTTATCGGGCGCTTTAAGGACACCGCCTGGAAGCAGCTTGGGACAAGCGGTTCGGGAAACCATTTTGTGGAGTTTGGCAGCCTCTCGGTGAACGAACCGTTTGCCCTTCCCTCAGGGCAAGAACTCGCCACAGGGAAGTACCTTGCCCTGCTCAGCCATAGCGGAAGCCGCCGTTTGGGGTTCGAGATTGCCAACCATTACACCGAAATTGCCATGAACAAATGGGCGTCGCTGCCGAAGGATTACCAACACCTTGCATGGCTAGATTTAAACTCAGGCGCGGGAGAGGAATATTGGGTGGCGATGGAACTTGCCGGGCGCTATGCCAGCGCCAACCACGCGATCATCCATGAGCAGATTATCGATGCCCTTCGGTTTGACGTGTTGGGGGGGGTTGAAAATCACCATAACTTTGCATGGAAGGAAATTATTGAAGGGCAGACGTTGATTGTCCACCGCAAAGGGGCAACACCCGCTGGTGAGGGCTTTCTCGGCGTGATTCCAGGGAGCATGATTGCCCCCGGCTATGTCGTGCGGGGGCGGGGGAAGGCAGAGTCGCTCTTTAGCGCGGCGCACGGAGCGGGGCGAAAAATGAGCCGTCGTGAGGCATTCGGGCGCTTTGATTGGGATGCCCTCAAGCGGAACTTGAAGCGGCAGAATGTCGAACTGCTTTCGGCGGGGTTGGATGAAGCCCCCGGCGCATACAAAGACATTGAACAGGTCATGGCGGCACAGGCAGATCTTGTAACAACGCTTGCCGAGTTCCAGCCGCGCATGGTCAAGATGGATGGTTCAACGGGGAAAAACTACGCCCCAGAAGATTAATCCTTCGTTGCCGTGTAATTGGTTGGAGGGGGTGAGGAATTACCCCCCCGAAAGCCCGCCATCGACACAGACCGCCTGCCCGGTGATGAACGATGCCGCCTCAGAGAGCAAAAAAATCCCCATCGCTGCCGCTTCGTCAGGCGTCCCAAGCCGTTGCATCGGGTTTGTGGGCGTACTTTCTGCCCCGTCTTCTTCAATCTCTGCCACACAGAGCGCATTCACTCTCACCTTCAGGGGCGCAAGCTCCCCCGCTGCCTGACGGGTGAGGGCAATCAGTCCGGCTTTGCTGGCGACATACGCCGCCTGATTGGGGCGTGTACGCGCTAACCCATAGACGCTGGCAAGGTTTAAAATTGCCCCGCCGCCTTCTTCTGCCATCACCCGCCCGGCAAGCTGCATCCCATAAAAGGCGGCGGTCAGGTTGACCTCTAGGATACGCCGCCAATCGTAATCGTCCAGTTTTAGAAACGAGGATGCCCGCAGCACACCTGCCGCGTTGACAAATAGATGAAGGTGCGTAAAGGAATCGCGCATCGTTTCGATAAATCCCGCCATTTGGAATTTATTTGATATATCTGCCGCCCAGGGGAGCGCCCGCCCGCCGGCGTTCGTGATCGTCTCGGCAAGGGCATCGGCGCGATCTGGATTAATGTCGTTGACGCCCACCGCCGCACCCGCTGCGGCAAGGCGGAGCGCCAGCGCTCGCCCCACCCCTTCCCCCGCTCCGGTAACGAGAGCAACCTTCCCTTTTAGGTCGAAGGTGACGCCCGAAAACCCCGATGAGTATTTTGTGTGTGCCAATTTTGTCACAAACCTTGCCTTTTAATTGTTAGGATTGGTAAACTAGTTATGAACTGTTTCCCACCTCGTCAGATTAGGATGTGTAATGGTGTCGAAGATGACCTCAGCAAAAACGTCCCTTAAATGCCCTGACTGCGCACATGAAAATATGCCGGGGGCGTTAATCTGTGCGAAGTGTTTTGCTTTGCTGGTAAGCGGAGTCCCTGCCGAAACATCAACCTTTATTCGCACCGGAAAAACAAAAGACCTTCCCGCACAACCGCCCGGCATTGCCACAGGCTCGTTATCCGCGCCCCAGCATCCGAATGCTGTTTCTTTGTACATCGCCAATACAAGCACACCGCTTGTGTTGTATATCCCCGATCAGGTCGTCTTGGGGCGTTATACAGCAAACCAGAACTCATCCATGCCCCTTGCCGATCTGACGCCGTACAAAGCCTATGGCTATGGGGTCTCGCGCCAGCACGCCCTTTTAAAACGAACGGGGAAGGGCTTGTGTGTGGAAGATTTGGCAAGTGCGAACGGCACATTTTTGAATGGGACGCGCCTGCCTCCCAACGCGCCGACGCTCATCCATAAAGGGGATCGTCTGACATTGGGACAATTGGAGATGGAAATCTACCTTTCAGAGGGGTAATCCCCTTTGTGTTGTTCTTGGCGAATTGCCTTTACACACCTTAGCCGGGCGGCACAAGATTAACCACCGTCACCCCATCGCCGCCTTCTTTTTCTTCTCCCCGTGTGTATTTGCTCACCAGCGGATGGGCATGCAGTACGTCACGAATTGCCTTGCGGAGCGCCCCCGTCCCTTTCCCATGAATGATCCGCACAAAGGGCAAGCCCGCCATGTATGCGGCGTCAAGGTAGCCATCGACCTTCTCTAGGGCATCTTCCACCCGTGCTCCCCGTAGATCAAGCTCTAGTCCGGGGGACGCTCCGCGCTCGGAGCGGTTTTCCCGCGCCTTTTCTTTCCGTTCGCTCTCACCCCGCCGCTCTACTTCGTCCAGTTTTGCCCGCACGCGCAAGCGCCCTACTGCTACCTCAATGTCTGACGCCGTGACTTCCGTCACCTCGCCCTCTGCCTTCAGAGGCAGCACCCACACGCGCTCACCCAGACGGTACTTTGGCGCATCATCTTCGGGAAGGCGCAGATCAAGCGTTTCTGGCGCGGGGAGAAGATCAATCGATGGTTTTAGGTTGAACGCCGATTCCTCCAAGCGTTTGATCGCCTCAATCGGCTGAGCGGCGGTCTGCAACTTCTGGCGCATCCCGCGAATTTCCTTGCGCAGATCCTCCAATTCCCGATCCGCAATGCGGCGGGCAGTGGCAAGCGTATCGCGCTGCTCGCGTTCCACCTCGTCTAGCCGCTGGCGCAGTTCGCGGACAAGCCCATCAGCTTTCTCTTGTTGGGCAACAGCCGCATTGCGGGCGTTGCGCGTTTCCTCACGGGTGCGTTGCAGTTCGTCCAGCAGATCGTCCGCAATCAGGTCTTCCGTCCCTACCATCGCCCGCGCCCGCTCAATAATTGCCTCTGGCAAGCCGATCCGTTTGGCAATGGCAAGGGCATTCGAGCGTCCCGGTATTCCAACAACGAGACGGTACGTTGGACGCAGCGTTTGAACATCAAATTCAACAGAGGCGTTGCGAACTCCCTTGTAGGATTGGCTGAAGATTTTCAGTTCGGGGTGATGCGTCGTCACCAGCGTCGTCACACCCCGTTCGAGGAGGTCAATCAGGATCGCCCGCGCCAACGCCGACCCTTCTGCTGGGTCTGTTCCCGCCCCCAGTTCGTCCAAGATTACCAGAGAACGCCGTGATGCCTCATTCAGAATATGGATAATATTCGTCATGTGCGAACTAAAGGTGGAGAGGGATTGCTCAATGCTTTGTTCGTCGCCAATATCGGCGTAAATGGCGTCAAAAACGGAGAGTTCCGCCCCGTCGTTGGCGGGGATGTGCAGCCCACATTGTGCCATAAGGATGAGCAGCCCCGTCGTTTTCAGGGCGACGGTCTTTCCGCCTGTGTTGGGTCCGGTAATCACCAGCGCATAGGTTTGGGGGTCAAGAGCGAGGTCAAGGGGGACGACAGTGCGGGGGTTCAAGAGTGGGTGTCGCGCCCCCTCAAGACGGATGGTGCCGCCCGGATGTTTATCGTCGTGGGTGATTTCGGTGATGTCGCGGAAGTCTACCAAACGGGGGGCGGTTGCTTTCAGGCTGAGCGCGTAGCGGGCTTTGGCGAAGATCATGTCGAGTTCTGCCAAGCCTTCAACGGTGGCGATGATGTACTCCACCTCCCCTGCCACAATCTCCGAAATATCCCGTAAAATCCGCCGAATTTCGTCTTCCTCGGCAAGCTCTAGTTCGCGAACGGCGTTGTTTAATTCCACCGTTGCCAACGGCTCAATAAAGAGAGTTGCCCCGCTGGAGGAGCTATCATGGACGATGCCGGGAATACGCCCCTTAAACTCCGCCCGCAAGGGGACGACATAACGCCCGTTGCGTTGGGTGACAAGCTGCTCTTGAAGGTATTTCGCATTATTGGAATTCGTGATCAGGCTGTTCAGTTTCGCTTGGAGGCGTTCGGAGGCGATGCGCATGTCCCGACGAATCAGCGCCAGTTTGGGCGAGGCACTGTCATAGATGCTGCCGTTGTCATCAATGGCGCGGCTGATCTCACCCTGTAAGCCGGCGCATTCTTCCAAGCGTTCGGCAATGCCCCCCAACGCCGAAAATTGGTGGCGCAGCCGCCCTAGTGTCCGTTTTAGGGTCGTGGCGCGGCGGAGCGTCCCGCGAATGTCAAGGAGCATCTGCGGCTCAAGGACAATCCCGCGTGTGGCTTGAACGGCTGCCTCACGGACATCCCGCGCCCCGCCTAGCGTAATGTCCGATTTCGCTTCAAGGAGCGTGCGTGCCTCTGTTGTCTGCTGCTGCCAATCACGCACCTCCCGAATATCCGCCGAGGGGCGCAAGGCGCGGATCAGTTCAGCGCCCGCAGAAAAGCTGCTATGGGCGGCGAGTTGGTCTAAGATTTTCGGCAGTTCCAAGACATGCGCCGATTTTTCGTCCATCATCAACCCTGTGACTGTCACCACGTTGACCCTTTGTGACCCCTAAAAACCTTTTCAGAATTCGCTCAGTATTCCAGAGGAACGAAGGCTTGGCAAGGGGGAATATCTTTTCACAAGACATTTTCATAAAAAGAGAGTGTAGCGCAGAGCGCGTAAAAGGGGACAGATAGACTTGAAGGATACAGCAGCAGCCAGTCATATAGCTACCTATTAAGTTACATACAGACCATCCCCCCTACTTAGCCCTTTCCGCCCACTTAGCTCACCATCCTGCCGCATCTGTACGCTGCTACCATGCCCACAGGTCATCTCCCATTCAAATGCTCTTTTTACCCACCTATGCCCCCTCGCTCAATCCCCTTGAAAAACTCTGCGCCGGCTTCGCCAAACCGTGCTTCACCTGCATCGGTTAGCTGAGGCTTGGTCGGAACTCAAGCAGCGTCTCCTAGACTTTATGTCCCAAGTTCAAACCGGTTCGCCTGATCTGCTTCGTTATGTCGGTTTATTGCCTTACTAACTCACCTTACGCAGTTGGGTTTGTTCACCCCGTATTCGTCGAAAGGGGCAGTTTGAGGGGGGCTTCCCCCTCAAAAAAGTGCATTCCCCTCTCCCGCCACGCGAGAGAGGGGGTTAGGGGGTGAGGGTCTGTGCGTAAGGTGAGTTACTAATTTGTTAAAGAGCTTTAGCGGCGGGATCATGCGTTATTCCGCGTTTTCCTTGTGTTGGTACTTAGTGGCATAGGGCGCACAATAACGATAAATCAGTGCGCCCCAACAATGCCCATGCACGCTGCCCCTCGCCTCTTGCAAGCGAGGGAGTAGGTTACTTGTCGTTCAGCGCCACAACGCCCGGAAGCGCCTGCCCTTCTAGCAGTTCCAAACTTGCCCCCCCGCCCGTTGAGATGTGCGTGAGCATGTCCTCTAACCCTGCCTGACTGACCGCCGCCGCCGAATCCCCCCCGCCGATGATCGTCAGCGCCCCGCGTGGGGTCAGCCCCGCCAAGACTTGCGCAATACTGTTCGTCCCATGCGCAAAACTCGGCATCTCGAAAACGCCCATCGGTCCGTTCCAGACAATTGTCTTGGCATCGACAAGGATGGTGATGAATTTGGCGACAGACTTCGGTCCAATATCGAGGATTTGCCAGCCCTCTGGCACATCAGCGCTGGTGGGGGCGATTTTCGTCTGCGCGTCGTTTTTGAAGGCATCGGCGATCACCGCGTCTACGGGCAGAACGAGCTTTCCGCCAGCTTTGGCAAGCAGCCCCTTTGCCGTCTCCACTGCCTCTGCCTCAACGAGTGATTTTCCCATCGCCCGCCCTTGCGCAGCGAAAAAGGTGTTCGCCATCCCGCCCCCAATGAGGACGTGATCGGCTTTGCTCAGCAGCGCCTCGATCACCTTGATTTTGTCGGAAACCTTCGCCCCGCCGAGGATCGCCACAAGGGGGCGCTTCGGGTTTTCCAGCGCTGTTGCCAGATAATCTAGTTCCTTTTCCATCAGCAGACCGGCAACAGCGGGGAGCAGCTTCGCCACCGCCTCCGTAGAGCTATGCGCCCGATGCGCCGACCCAAAGGCATCGTTCACAAAGATATCCCCATAACGGGCAAATTTCTTCGCCAACTCAGGATCATTTTTCGTTTCGCCGGGGAAAAAGCGGGTGTTCTCTAGCAGAATCACGCTGCCCTCGGCGGCATTATCCGCCTGCTTGTAGCTCGTTTCGGCAAAGGGGTCTTCAAGGAATACCACCGCTTGCTGAAGTAATTTCTGGAGCGCCTGCGCCACCGGACGCATGGAGAATTTTGGATCGGGGACGCCATCTTTCGGGCGTCCGAGGTGGCTCATCAGAACGACAGAACGGGGATTCTGCGCCAGGATTGCCTTCAGTGTCGGAAGGGCAGCGGTGATGCGCGTATCGTCGGTGATCTTCCCATCTTCCAGCGGGACGTTGAAATCAACCCGCACAAGGACGCGCTTTCCACCGAGGGCAAGATCGCGAATTGTTTTTTTATTCATAGGGTATGACCTTTCATCAGGGGTAGAGGGGCAAAACGACTCTCAAAACGCCACCCCCTTTGCCGCACTAGGGGGAAAGGGGGTGGGAGGGTTGGGGCTGCGCTCTGCCTATCGCGGCTTAGAGCATCTTCCCCATCAAAATCATCAGATCGGCGCAGCGCACCGAATAGCCCCATTCGTTGTCATACCAGGTCATGACCTTGATCATCGTCTCGCTCATCACTTGGGTGAACTCGGCATCGACGATGCTGGAGTGGGGGTTGCCCTTGAAATCCACCGAGACCATCGGATCATCGGCAACGGCAAGAATGCCCTTCATCGGACCCGCCGCTGCCTCGCGGAAGGCGGCGATCAGTTCGTCCTTCTTCACCGGCTTTTCCACCTCTGCCACAAAGTCTACAAGGGAGACGGTCGGCGTCGGAACGCGCAGGGCGATTCCATCAAATTTCCCCTTCAATTCGGGGATGACCAGAGAGATCGCTTTTGCCGCACCGGTGCTGGTGGGGATGATGCTCAGCGCGGCGGAACGGGCGCGGCGCAAATCCTTATGAGGCAGGTCAAGGATTTTCTGATCGTTTGTATAGCTGTGAACTGTCGTCATGAGGGCGCGTTTGATCGTGTATTTGTCGTTCACGATCTTGGCGGCGGGGGCAAGGCAGTTTGTCGTACAGGAAGCGTTGGAGACGATGTGATGCTTTGCCGAGTCGTATTTGTCATGGTTCACACCCATGACAATGGTGATGTCCTCACCCTTTGCCGGAGCGCTGATGATCACCTTCTTTGCCCCGCCCGCAAGGTGCGCCTTTGCCTTGTCGCCGTCGGTGAAAATGCCCGTGCTTTCAAGGACAATATCGACGCCGATGTCTCCCCATGGAATTTTCGCCGGGTCTTTTTCGGCATAGGCACGGATTTCATCACCATCGACAATGAGTGATTTCTCGGTTGCCTCGATGCTGCCTGGGTAAATCCCATAGCTGGAGTCGTAGCGGAACAGATGCGCCATCGTGGGGAGGTCACCGAGGTCGTTAAAGGCAACCACATCCACCTCTTTCCCATACTTATCGCGGATTGCCCGCAACACCTGACGCCCAATGCGTCCAAAGCCGTTAATGCCTACACGAATCGCCATGATAAGAAACTCCTGATTACAGGTAGATCGGACACACCGTTAGGTTAGAACAATTGGTAGATGAATGGAGACATGGCGCTGCCGCTTGTCACGCCCAAAAGAAGAAGCCCAATGATGAGGAAAACCGGCATAAACCCCGGAAAGAGCAAGAGCAATAAAAACAAAAGCCATGTTGCCATTGTGTACCATCCTTGTTTAACGGAAGCGAGTATACCACGACGCCATTTAGAAGGGATGGCGATCTTACGCCCCTTTCCGTGACATTCCTCACCTGCGCCCTTAAACCTGCCGACACAGCGTGCCAGAATCAATGGGTTCGTTTTTTTGCCCAAAGACGGCAGAACGGCGGGATTAAGGGTATGCTTACCTCCACAGACAACGGTGTACCGCGTACCCTGCTATCCTAAAGTATCGTCACAGGTTCGCCACTATGCACGGTTTTCCTTTTGCCCTTCTCGGTTTTGCCTTCGGCGTGCTGCTCAATGTGCTGGCGGATTATCTGGCGGCACGGCGACACTATCAGACCGCCAAAAACAGCCCCTTCAGCACGCTGAAACCCACCCCGCCGCACCTCCGCCCCCGTTGGGATGACGGGCACACCGCCCCTCTCTATGCATGGTCGGAAGTTGTCGGCGCTCTGCGGGGGAAAACCCCCTTTCATCCCCCGCGCCATGTGCGTCGCCTTGCGGTGGAAGTGGGCATGGCGGCGCTCTGGTGGGGGCTGGCGGTGGGCTATGGTGAGCGCCCTTTCTTCCCTTTTTACCTCCTCTACAGCGCTGTTTTTGTCCTCTGCGTGGTCAGCGATATTGAACAGCGTTGGCTCTATGACGAGGGGCTGATGGTGGGGGCGCTTGCGGCTGTGATCGAGGCGCTCTTTGTCCAGCGGCTGCCCTTTCAAGAGATGCTTGGGGGTGGAATTCTCGCCGCGTTGGTCGCCTATGCTGTCTATCTCGGCGGCATTCTCTTTGGGGTCGTCTTAGGGCGGCGCGGAAACGCCGTCGGGCGGACGATTTTCGGCTTTGGCGATGTGAAACTGGCGGCGGTGGGCGGGCTGCTTTTAGGGACGAATGCCTTTGGCATGGCGCTTCTGCTGGCAGGGATAAGCGCTGGCATGGCGGCGCTGGCGGTGATCATCCGCCGCTGGTTGAGCAAACGAAAGGGGCGGCGCTTCAGCGCCATTCCCTATGCGCCCCATTTGGTGCTAGGCATTGCCCTCGTCTTGTACATGCCCGATCTCGCCCTAACCATCTTATGGACGATTGTTTCGCTGGTGTGAGCGCAGCAAAGGCATAACACCCCGCTGACCATGAAAGGAATGAATGACTGATGTCCCAAACAAGACCCCCCTCGGCGGCAGCCCCTCTGAAGGTGATACAGGTTGGTATTGGCAACATGGGAGATGTCTGGCTGCAAACAGTGCGGCAGTCAGCTAATGTGGTATTTTCAGGCTTTGTTGAGGTGAATTCGGCAATTGCTGAGCAGCAAGCCGCCCGCTATGACTTGGATCGATCCACCATCTTTGATTCACTGGACAAAGCGCTGGCAAACGTCGAGGCAGAGGCGATCATTGATGTTGCCCCGCCGCAGTTCCGCAAACCCATTGCCCTCACCGCCTTCGCCAAAGGGCTGCCCGTCTTGGCGGAAAAGCCCCTCGGCGAATCCTATGCGGATGCGTTGGCAATTGCCGAACAGTCCGCCGCCACAGGTCTGCTGCACCTCACTGCCCAGAACTACCGCTACAACGCCCAAGTTCAAACCATGAAACAGATTCTTGATTCTGGCGTGCTTGGGGCAATTGGCTTTATCACGGTGGATTATTACAAGGGTCCGCGTTTCGGCGGCTTTCGCGCTGAGATGCGCTACCCCTTGATCGTTGATATGGCGATCCACCACTTCGACATGATGCGTTACCTGATTGGCAAAGAGCCGCAGTCTGTCTATGGGCGCAGTTGGCGTCCGGCATGGGGCTGGAATCGCGGGGAGGATTCCGCCGCGCTCTCCTTTGCCTTTGCTGGCGGGGTGATCGTTTCCTACACCGGATCGTGGGCGTCCGAGGTGAAAACGACGCCATGGAACGGCAATTGGCGCATTGAGTGTGAACGGGGGGTACTCTCGCTAGAGGACGACACCGTGTTCATTGCCATGCGTCCGACGGGGGAAGGTCAGGAAGGTCAGCCCGCTAGCGAAAGGAAAGAAATCCCCTTGTTGGTGCTGCCTTACAGCGGACA from Anaerolineales bacterium carries:
- a CDS encoding Gfo/Idh/MocA family oxidoreductase, with product MSQTRPPSAAAPLKVIQVGIGNMGDVWLQTVRQSANVVFSGFVEVNSAIAEQQAARYDLDRSTIFDSLDKALANVEAEAIIDVAPPQFRKPIALTAFAKGLPVLAEKPLGESYADALAIAEQSAATGLLHLTAQNYRYNAQVQTMKQILDSGVLGAIGFITVDYYKGPRFGGFRAEMRYPLIVDMAIHHFDMMRYLIGKEPQSVYGRSWRPAWGWNRGEDSAALSFAFAGGVIVSYTGSWASEVKTTPWNGNWRIECERGVLSLEDDTVFIAMRPTGEGQEGQPASERKEIPLLVLPYSGQGYLLQEFYGAIRHGSAAITTCHDNVRSLAMVFQTIASFETGLPVTFS